Proteins encoded by one window of Xiphophorus couchianus chromosome 13, X_couchianus-1.0, whole genome shotgun sequence:
- the marcksl1b gene encoding MARCKS-related protein 1-B translates to MGSQTSTAAEANAAAADAAAVKTNGQENGHVKTNGDVSTKPDGDAAATNGSAEAAKEPEAGAGGDAIEPAPAADGEAAKPQGEAAAKETPKKKKKKFSLKKSFNIKLNLKKSKKSEAVKEEAAATDTAAATSEEKPAENGAAAAAPTEEKKEEAKEEGKEEAAAEAPKAEEGAAKEEAPKEETKEAAAPAPEAAKPTEESNSTPAPSEKKE, encoded by the exons ATGGGATCCCAGACATCCACCGCCGCGGAGGCGAACGCTGCTGCCGCTGATGCTGCAGCTGTCAAAACCAACGGACAG GAGAACGGACACGTGAAAACCAATGGTGATGTCTCCACTAAGCCTGACGGGGACGCCGCCGCCACCAACGGTTCGGCCGAGGCGGCCAAGGAGCCCGAAGCCGGGGCGGGAGGCGACGCCATCGAACCGGCGCCCGCCGCAGACGGGGAGGCCGCCAAGCCTCAAGGCGAGGCCGCCGCCAAGGAGACccccaagaagaagaagaagaagttctcCCTGAAGAAGTCCTTCAACATCAAGCTGAACCTGAAGAAGAGCAAGAAGAGCGAGGCTGTGAAGGAAGAGGCTGCCGCCACCGACACCGCCGCCGCCACCTCTGAGGAGAAGCCGGCTGAAAACGGAGCCGCCGCCGCTGCTCCCacagaggagaagaaggaggaggcgAAGGAAGAGGGGAAGGAGGAGGCCGCGGCCGAGGCTCCGAAGGCGGAGGAGGGGGCGGCCAAGGAGGAGGCACCCAAGGAGGAGACCAAGGAGGCCGCCGCTCCGGCCCCTGAAGCCGCCAAACCCACGGAGGAGAGCAACTCGACCCCCGCCCCCTCTGAAAAGAAAGAGTGA
- the hdac1 gene encoding histone deacetylase 1, translating into MALSQGTKKKVCYYYDGDVGNYYYGQGHPMKPHRIRMTHNLLLNYGLYRKMEIYRPHKASAEEMTKYHSDDYIKFLRSIRPDNMSEYSKQMQRFNVGEDCPVFDGLFEFCQLSAGGSVAGAVKLNKQQTDIAINWAGGLHHAKKSEASGFCYVNDIVLAILELLKYHQRVLYIDIDIHHGDGVEEAFYTTDRVMTVSFHKYGEYFPGTGDLRDIGAGKGKYYAVNYPLRDGIDDESYEAIFKPIMAKVMEMYQPSAVVLQCGADSLSGDRLGCFNLTIKGHAKCVEYIKSFNLPLLMLGGGGYTIRNVARCWTFETAVALDSSIPNELPYNDYFEYFGPDFKLHISPSNMTNQNTNEYLEKIKQRLFENLRMLPHAPGVQMQAIPEDAPHADSGDEDEEDPDKRVSIRAHDKRIACEEEFSDSEDEAEGQGGGRRNAANHKKAKRVKKEEEKEGEEKKEVKEEEKEEEKMDTSGPKEEIKTT; encoded by the exons ATGGCGCTGTCTcaaggaacaaagaaaaaagtttgctATTATTATGACG GTGACGTGGGGAACTACTACTACGGTCAAGGTCATCCCATGAAGCCCCACAGGATCCGCATGACGCACAACCTCCTCCTCAACTACGGACTCTACAGGAAAATGGAGATCTAT AGGCCGCACAAAGCCAGCGCTGAAGAGATGACCAAGTACCACAGCGACGACTACATCAAGTTTCTGAGGTCCATCCGTCCAGACAACATGTCTGAGTACAGCAAACAGATGCAGAGAT TTAATGTCGGAGAGGACTGTCCAGTTTTTGACGGTCTGTTTGAGTTTTGCCAGCTCTCGGCAGGTGGCTCAGTCG ctggAGCAGTGAAGCTGAACAAGCAGCAGACGGACATCGCCATCAACTGGGCTGGCGGACTCCACCACGCCAAGAAGTCTGAGGCGTCCGGCTTCTGCTACGTCAACGACATCGTCCTCGCCATCCTGGAGCTGCTGAA ATACCACCAGAGGGTGCTCTACATAGACATCGACATCCACCATGGCGACGGCGTTGAGGAGGCCTTCTACACCACAGACAGGGTCATGACCGTTTCCTTCCACAAATACGGGGAATACTTCCCCGGCACTGGAGATCTGAGG GACATCGGAGCAGGAAAAGGCAAGTACTATGCCGTAAACTACCCTCTGAGAGACGGCATCGACGATGAGTCTTATGAAGCCATCTTCAAACCT atTATGGCTAAAGTCATGGAGATGTACCAGCCCAGTGCTGTGGTTCTGCAGTGTGGAGCAGATTCTCTTTCTGGAGACCGACTGGGCTGCTTCAACCTCACCATCAAAG GCCATGCCAAGTGCGTGGAGTACATCAAAAGCTTCAACCTACCTCTGCTGATGCTGGGCGGAGGCGGCTACACCATCCGCAACGTCGCCCGCTGCTGGACCTTCGAGACGGCCGTGGCCCTGGACTCATCCATCCCCAACGAGTTGCCCTACAACGATTACTTTGAATACTTCGGGCCCGACTTCAAGCTGCACATCAGCCCCTCCAACATGACCAACCAGAACACCAACGAGTATCTGGAGAAGATCAAGCAGCGGCTCTTCGAGAACCTGCGCATGCTGCCTCACGCACCCGGAGTCCAGATGCAGGCCATCCCCGAGGACGCCCCACACGCCGACAGCGGagacgaggacgaggaggacCCCGACAAACGCGTTTCCA TCCGGGCCCACGACAAGAGGATAGCCTGTGAGGAAGAGTTCTCAGACTCTGAGGACGAGGCTGAGGGGCAAGGTGGCGGCCGCAGGAACGCAGCCAATCACAAAAAGGCAAAGAGAGtgaagaaggaggaagagaaggaaggagaggaaaagaaag aagtgaaagaggaagagaaggaggaggagaagatggaCACATCTGG accAAAAGAAGAGATAAAGACAACTTGA
- the eif3i gene encoding eukaryotic translation initiation factor 3 subunit I, translated as MKPILLQGHERSITQIKYNREGDLLFSVAKDTVANVWYSVNGERLGTYNGHTGAVWCVDCDWDTKNVLTGSADNSCRLWDCETGKQLALLNTNSAVRTCGFDFSGNIIMFSTDKQMGYQCFLNFFDLRDPQQMEDNNPYLSVPCSECKITSAVWGPLGEFVIAGHENGEINQFSAKSGEILKKAKEHTRQINDIQSSVDLTMVITASKDNTSKLFDSNSLDHIKTFRTDRPVNSAAISPIMDHVVMGGGQEAMDVTTTSTRIGKFEARFFHAAYEEEFGRVKGHFGPINCVAFHPDGKSYSSGGEDGYVRIHYFDPHYFDFELEA; from the exons ATG AAACCCATTCTACTGCAGGGCCATGAGAGGTCCATCACTCAGATAAAGTACAACAGAGAAGGAGACCTGCTGTTCTCCGTAGCCAAAGACACG GTAGCCAACGTTTGGTACTCTGTGAACGGAGAAAGGCTCGGCACCTATAATGGACACACTGGAGCGGTGTGGTGTGTTGACTGCGACT GGGACACCAAGAATGTGTTGACAGGATCAGCGGACAACAGTTGTCGCCTGTGGGATTGTGAGACCG GTAAACAGTTGGCTCTGCTCAACACCAACTCCGCCGTCAGGACGTGTGGCTTCGACTTCAGCGGCAACATCATCATGTTCTCCACAGACAAGCAGATGGGCTACCAGTGCTTCCTGAACTTCTTTGACCTGAGAGACCCACAGCAGATGG AGGACAACAATCCGTACCTGTCCGTTCCCTGCAGTGAGTGCAAGATAACCAGCGCGGTGTGGGGGCCTCTGGGGGAGTTCGTCATCGCAGGCCACGAGAACGGAGAGATCAACCAGTTCAGTGCGAAG TCTGGTGAAATTCTGAAGAAGGCGAAGGAGCACACCAGGCAGATCAATGACATCCAGTCATCCGTCGATCTCACCATGGTGATCACTGCCTCCAAGGACAACACCTCTAAA CTGTTTGACTCCAATTCTCTGGATCACATCAAGACATTCAGGACAGACAGGCCGGTAAACTCTGCTGCCATCTCTCCTATAATGGACCAC GTGGTGATGGGAGGAGGGCAGGAAGCCATGGACGTCACCACAACCTCCACCAGGATCGGCAAGTTTGAGGCGAG GTTTTTCCATGCTGCATACGAGGAGGAGTTTgggagggtcaaaggtcattttGGCCCCATCAACTGCGTGGCGTTCCATCCCGACGGCAAGAG TTACAGCAGTGGAGGAGAAGACGGATACGTACGAATTCATTACTTTGACCCACACTACTTTGACTTTGAGCTGGAGGCGTAA
- the txlna gene encoding alpha-taxilin, translating to MKKQDTEESPSITGSEDSPPTGEVSEAPPPPAPPAAHPTTDGSDSNSPNRAESQSPRAKTPPQTNEGGNEVAQSQCDMAEELSRQLEDILSTYCRESLRDDAGALLNGQSHSPVLNGLTGEKEDDKSVEGKVNGAEKEQKKTQEKKKVKGLGKEITLLMQTLNTLSTPEEKLAGLCKKYADLVEEHRTTQKQMRALQKKQSQLVQEKDNLRNEHSKAILARSKLESLCRELQRHNRTLKEEGIQRTRLEEEKRKEVTSHFQATLNDIQTQMEQHNERNASLRQENAELAEKLKKLYEQYKLREEHIDKVVKHKDLQQQLVDAKLHQAQEMLKESEEHHDREKDFLLKEAVEFQRICELMKQQEVHLKQQLSLYTEKFEEFQTTLSKSNEVFTTFKQEMEKMTKKIKKLEKETAMYRSRWESSNKALLEMAEEKAVRDWDFEALQGKVQRLDKLRRALKVERNELRKKVQNLNGDSGAGGAPASDPGTDSPSPPPTDSLLEPSSCPVADSASCHCGPRPDTDAPPLPALE from the exons ATGAAAAAACAAGACACGGAAGAGTCTCCCAGCATTACTGGTAGTGAGGATTCTCCACCTACAGGTGAAGTCTCCGAGGCACCTCCACCTCCTGCTCCACCTGCGGCTCACCCGACTACAGACGGCTCGGACAGCAACAGCCCCAACAGGGCCGAATCACAGAGCCCACGCGCAAAAACCCCTCCACAAACCAACGAGGGTGGGAATGAAG TTGCCCAGTCTCAGTGCGACATGGCAGAGGAGCTGAGCCGGCAGCTGGAGGATATCCTCAGCACCTACTGCCGGGAGAGCCTTCGGGACGACGCTGGTGCCTTGCTCAACGGCCAGTCACACAGCCCGGTGCTCAATGGGTTGACTGGAGAGAAGGAAGACGACAAATCAGTGGAGGGCAAGGTCAACGGAGCAGagaaggagcagaagaagacccaggagaagaagaaagtgaagGGTCTCG GCAAAGAGATCACACTCCTCATGCAGACTCTGAACACTCTGAGCACGCCTGAGGAAAAACTGGCAGGCCTCTGCAAAAAGTATGCCGACCTG GTGGAAGAGCATCGTACCACCCAGAAACAGATGAGGGCGCTGCAGAAGAAGCAGAGCCAGCTGGTGCAGGAGAAGGACAACCTGAGGAACGAGCACAGCAAGGCCATCCTGGCCCGCAGCAAGCTGGAGAGCCTCTGCAGGGAACTGCAGAGACACAACCGCACGCTCAAG GAGGAAGGGATCCAGAGGACCCGActagaggaggagaagaggaaggagGTGACGTCCCACTTCCAGGCGACGCTGAACGACATCCAGACTCAGATGGAGCAGCACAACGAGAGGAACGCCAGCCTGCGACAGGAGAACGCCGAGCTGGCCGAGAAACTCAAGAAGCTCTACGAGCAGTACAAGCTGCGGGAAGAG CACATAGACAAAGTGGTGAAGCACAaagacctgcagcagcagctggtggacGCCAAGCTGCACCAGGCGCAGGAGATGCTGAAGGAGTCGGAGGAACACCACGACCGGGAGAAAGACTTT CTGCTGAAGGAAGCCGTGGAGTTTCAGAGGATATGCGAGTTGATGAAGCAGCAAGAGGTTCACCTCAAACAGCAG CTGTCGCTGTACACGGAAAAGTTCGAGGAGTTCCAGACCACCTTGTCTAAGAGCAACGAAGTCTTCACCACCTTTAAGCAAGAGATGGAAAAG ATGACTAAAAAGATCAAAAAGCTGGAGAAGGAGACGGCGATGTACCGCTCCAGGTGGGAGAGCAGCAACAAGGCTCTGCTGGAGATGGCTGAGGAG AAAGCCGTGCGGGACTGGGACTTCGAGGCGCTTCAAGGTAAAGTCCAGCGGCTCGACAAGCTGCGGCGGGCGCTCAAAGTGGAACGAAACGAGCTGAGGAAGAAGGTCCAGAACCTGAATGGGGACAGCGGCGCCGGAGGGGCCCCCGCCTCCGACCCCGGGACCGACTCCCCCTCGCCCCCACCCACAGACTCTCTGCTGGAACCCAGCAGCTGTCCCGTCGCAGACTCCGCTTCCTGTCACTGCGGCCCGCGGCCGGACACAGACGCCCCGCCTCTTCCTGCGCTGGAATGA